In a genomic window of bacterium:
- a CDS encoding xanthine dehydrogenase family protein molybdopterin-binding subunit, protein MTVIGQPLNRVDGPLKVTGQAAYAYEHWEAGQPLYGVIVTATIGRGRIREIDISHAERSPGVRAVVTHQNAPPQGARDDSIPWSYWRARPTLSSPDISHYGEAVALVVAITLEQAQAAASLVHIVYAVEAGHFDLAAGNERAYAPKHLISWLPIVPTDSVVGDFEPAFESAAVKVDQDYHTPYWFSQPMEPNACLAVPRGDDLLVHVGTQIVDAARASLAGTLKIDPQRIQVVSPYVGGGFGSKLSIHSETILAALAARQLKQPVKVALTRRQIFHDVGVRPTSTQRVRLGAGRDGRFVAIAHEATMHTNPQEEFVETSAVATRSLYAAPNRLTRHRLIPLDMLRGEDVRAPGEAPGLLALESAVDELAHTLGMDPIELRIRNEPTVDPEQGVPYSERRVVECLREGARRFNWQRRQARPASVRDGRWLVGFGVAAAIRAHPQVPAKARVRVEPDGTGVVLSDMTDIGTGTYTILTQVAADRLGLPLDRVRVELGRSDLPASMGSGGSWGASSSSIAVYRACDALREKLQAAARTDVRSPLHALDSKDAAFSDGRIAVGDASESVSDLVARNHPDGLEADGESTPMWADPNFGSHSIHTYGAHFAEVGVDADTGEIRLRQMLGVFSPGRVLNAKTARSQLIGGMTFGIGMALLEEAVVDLRSGAFVNCDLAGYLVPVHADIPVIDAVILDGFDDKANVLGVKGLGELGICGAGAAVGNAVFNATGVRVRDFPITLDKVLPGLPLVDV, encoded by the coding sequence CATCGTCACGGCCACAATTGGTCGCGGCCGCATCCGGGAAATCGATATATCTCACGCAGAGCGATCGCCGGGAGTCCGCGCCGTCGTCACCCATCAGAATGCACCGCCTCAAGGCGCCCGTGACGACTCGATCCCGTGGTCGTACTGGCGCGCTCGTCCAACCCTCAGCAGTCCAGATATCTCCCATTACGGCGAGGCTGTCGCACTTGTCGTCGCCATCACGCTCGAACAGGCACAAGCAGCGGCAAGCCTTGTGCACATTGTGTACGCGGTCGAGGCGGGACATTTTGACCTCGCTGCAGGTAACGAGCGGGCGTACGCACCCAAACACTTGATTTCGTGGCTGCCAATCGTGCCAACCGACAGCGTGGTGGGCGATTTCGAGCCGGCGTTCGAAAGCGCTGCGGTCAAGGTCGACCAGGACTACCACACGCCATATTGGTTCTCCCAGCCCATGGAGCCGAATGCGTGCCTGGCCGTGCCACGCGGGGACGACCTCCTGGTGCATGTCGGCACCCAGATCGTCGATGCTGCCCGCGCCTCGCTGGCCGGCACGCTGAAGATCGATCCGCAGAGAATCCAGGTCGTGAGCCCCTACGTGGGGGGCGGTTTCGGATCCAAGCTGAGTATCCATTCCGAGACTATCTTGGCTGCGCTCGCCGCGCGCCAGCTGAAGCAGCCGGTGAAGGTCGCATTGACGCGGCGGCAGATCTTCCATGATGTGGGCGTGCGCCCAACGTCGACTCAGCGGGTCCGCCTGGGCGCGGGGCGGGATGGCCGATTCGTTGCCATCGCTCACGAAGCAACCATGCATACCAACCCGCAAGAGGAATTCGTCGAAACGAGTGCCGTTGCAACGCGCAGCCTTTACGCCGCACCCAATCGACTGACCCGACACCGTTTGATTCCCCTGGATATGCTGCGAGGAGAGGATGTGCGCGCGCCCGGCGAAGCGCCTGGTCTCTTGGCGCTTGAGTCAGCGGTGGACGAGCTCGCTCACACACTCGGGATGGATCCCATCGAGCTGCGCATCCGGAACGAGCCCACAGTCGACCCGGAGCAAGGTGTGCCGTACTCGGAGCGACGTGTGGTTGAATGCCTGCGCGAAGGAGCGAGGCGATTCAACTGGCAGCGCCGACAGGCACGACCTGCAAGCGTACGCGACGGCCGATGGCTCGTTGGCTTCGGTGTTGCGGCTGCCATTCGCGCCCATCCGCAGGTGCCTGCGAAAGCACGGGTCCGAGTGGAGCCGGATGGCACCGGCGTCGTGCTGTCGGATATGACGGATATCGGAACCGGGACCTACACGATTCTCACTCAGGTCGCAGCTGACAGGCTCGGGCTGCCGCTCGATCGAGTGCGCGTCGAGCTCGGTCGCTCTGACCTCCCGGCCAGCATGGGATCGGGCGGCTCGTGGGGCGCGAGCAGCTCGAGCATCGCCGTCTATCGTGCCTGTGACGCGCTGCGTGAGAAGTTGCAGGCTGCGGCACGCACCGACGTGCGGTCCCCTCTGCATGCTCTGGACAGCAAGGACGCCGCATTCTCGGATGGGCGGATAGCCGTGGGGGACGCATCCGAGTCCGTCTCCGACCTGGTTGCGCGCAATCACCCCGATGGCCTCGAGGCGGATGGGGAAAGCACCCCGATGTGGGCCGACCCGAACTTCGGTAGCCACTCGATCCATACGTATGGCGCTCATTTTGCCGAGGTCGGTGTGGACGCCGATACGGGAGAGATCCGGCTTCGACAGATGCTCGGTGTCTTTTCGCCCGGTCGCGTTCTGAACGCCAAAACGGCGCGTTCTCAGCTCATTGGCGGCATGACGTTTGGAATCGGGATGGCGCTGCTCGAAGAGGCCGTGGTCGACCTGCGCTCCGGCGCATTCGTCAACTGCGATCTGGCCGGGTACCTGGTACCGGTCCACGCGGACATTCCAGTGATAGATGCGGTGATCCTCGACGGATTCGATGACAAGGCCAATGTGCTTGGCGTGAAAGGGCTTGGTGAGCTGGGAATCTGCGGCGCCGGGGCCGCCGTCGGAAATGCGGTGTTCAACGCGACGGGGGTTCGTGTGCGAGATTTCCCTATCACGCTGGACAAGGTGCTGCCCGGCTTGCCGCTCGTGGACGTTTGA
- a CDS encoding enoyl-CoA hydratase/isomerase family protein has protein sequence MNANVLTTRVADGIAIITLGSTRRIYFDEEMGDALTAALDRFAGDANVRVVVVTGGAPGYFIRHYSIAALIRLAESLRASGREWPENATYNGGFLDKAIALCESMPKPVIAAISGTALAGGFEFALSCDLRIAEDGDYLIGFLEPHLGLVPGAGGTQRLPRTIGTPAALMHILMGDPLTPREAERKGLVHETVSGKALDRA, from the coding sequence ATGAACGCCAATGTTCTGACGACAAGAGTAGCCGATGGAATTGCGATCATTACACTGGGCAGCACGAGGCGCATTTATTTCGACGAGGAGATGGGCGACGCGCTCACCGCGGCGCTGGACAGATTCGCGGGCGATGCCAACGTTCGTGTTGTCGTCGTGACTGGCGGCGCACCCGGTTATTTTATTCGCCATTATTCCATCGCTGCGCTTATCCGCCTCGCAGAGTCCCTGCGCGCGTCCGGTCGCGAGTGGCCCGAGAACGCGACCTACAATGGGGGGTTCCTAGACAAGGCGATCGCGCTGTGCGAGAGCATGCCAAAACCTGTAATCGCCGCCATTTCCGGCACAGCCCTGGCCGGTGGATTCGAGTTCGCGCTCTCCTGCGATCTTCGTATCGCTGAGGATGGAGACTACCTGATCGGATTCCTGGAGCCGCACCTTGGACTCGTTCCCGGCGCTGGCGGCACGCAAAGGCTGCCACGCACCATCGGAACGCCAGCCGCGCTCATGCACATCCTCATGGGCGATCCCCTCACTCCACGTGAAGCCGAAAGGAAGGGACTGGTGCACGAAACCGTCAGCGGCAAGGCTCTCGATCGCGC
- a CDS encoding DUF302 domain-containing protein — MWTGTTFNLIRREISTSRPFNEVVAAIEDRVPLIVPEFNGSLLGRDTQEALAAQRIDSGELRRRIEARLGSSGMLLIMKVEHDVILSHFGRKNRSVQYAIGNPLISKDAFDATPKACLYAPLKIAVLENEKDGSTSVMFDSPESLMGSFGSDAARKIGDSLDQKMVELGEQVL; from the coding sequence ATGTGGACAGGGACGACGTTCAATCTTATTCGGAGAGAGATCAGTACCAGCCGCCCGTTTAACGAAGTCGTCGCGGCGATCGAGGATAGGGTTCCGCTCATTGTACCGGAGTTTAACGGTTCGCTGCTTGGTCGCGACACCCAGGAGGCTCTCGCGGCCCAGCGCATTGACAGCGGTGAGCTGAGGCGTCGGATCGAGGCGCGCCTGGGTTCGAGCGGGATGCTCTTGATTATGAAGGTCGAACATGACGTCATCCTGAGCCACTTCGGAAGAAAGAATCGCAGCGTTCAATACGCTATCGGCAATCCACTGATTTCCAAGGACGCCTTCGATGCCACCCCCAAGGCCTGCCTGTATGCGCCTCTCAAAATTGCCGTTCTAGAGAATGAGAAGGATGGTTCGACCTCCGTCATGTTTGATAGCCCCGAATCGCTGATGGGGTCCTTTGGGTCAGACGCTGCGCGGAAAATTGGGGATTCGCTGGATCAGAAGATGGTCGAGCTAGGTGAACAGGTGCTATAG